CCTAAAGGACTGACTCATACAAAACCACACTTAATTTCTTCCACAGCAGCTGTTCCTATGGTACAGGGAGAGATTGCTCAGAGAGAGATATACCACATCTATGTGGAAACACAGGTACATTAAGAAATGTTATCTGAGCAGACAGGTACTGAAATTGGCTCTATCACACTAACACCTGCAATACACATCATGCTACAACACCCATAAGAAGCTGGATATAtcaggaaagggaggaaaagcacAAGGACAAGCAACACAGCAGTTGACCCTTTCTAGGAAGAAGCAATGGTGAGCACATTTGTATAAGCCGGTTTCTTGCCTAAACTACACAAGCTGAGTAGATACAGGTGAGTTTAGGCATTGGCCATAATTAAGGAAAGTCAGCTTACTACCACTTAACTTCTGAAATGGAAGGCACAGCATGGAGACTTCTAGCCAGAGGTTTTCTGCATTGGCTTTACACCTTCGGgtcatttgttttaaatgtataGACAGTCTTTGTAGACAAGGAGAGGGAAAGATCTTTCTAAAGTCAGCATGGGGAAActgtgctggctctgctctgGAAGGATGAGCACTAAGAGTTGGGgagtcacaggaaaaaaagcataaggAAAATTCATGTGAATTTTACAGGGGGAATGAACGTCTCTTCTACGAGGCCCTCATAGAGAGAAGAGTAAAATGAGACCGGGCTGTCACCGCTTTCCTATTTGCAAAGGTGCTGCCTCAAAGGGGAGAAAATCGCCATTAGCATCTTCCTGTGAAACATCCCCAAAAGCAGCACACGAGGGCTCGTCCTCCCCTTACGCGGAGTTCAAATGACAATGGCTGAAAATTATTAACAGCAATTTTGAACCCCGAAGTAGCGAGATCGCTTTTCTAACCGGGGACCAAAGCAAACGCTTTGGAAACTCGACAGGGCACAACTGCAGCgagaggaagagaaaagcgcAAGGAAAGAGGACAGGGGAACAGGAGCGCGGCCGGACTGGCGTTGCCTGCGCGTATTTCCGACGGGCATCGCCTCCAGCttggcggggcgggcgggcgggcgggcggggcggcggggcccggtgAGCGGACAGCccggtcccgcggcgggcggCCCAGCGAAGAgctgcggcggggcggagcgACGTTTGCTCCGGCCTCGGCGGGGTTGCCCCGGCCTCCCCCATCGGGGACGGGACCGGCCCGACCGGGTGTCCGCCGCCCTCCTTGGGGGTGGCCGATCCGCCATCGCTCCTCGGCCTGCAGCGAGCGGGTGGCCAGCGGGCCCGGCGGACAGCGCACTGCCCGCCGCTTGCTCGGAACTAGGCGAAACCCCCTTAAATAAGTAACTGCGCCGGCAAGGCCGCCCCTGGCCCCCGGGGAGCGCGGcaccgccgctctcctcctctcctctcccctctccccgcgGTGCAGGGGTGAACAAACGCGCCGCCGTCTACCTGTGCAACACCTCCGCAACACATTTTATTTACACGAAATCAGCTCGGGGCATTGTACATTATATACAGATATTTTCCCCCTCCGACAAGGCAGAGCTTGTGCAAGATGAGTAGTATCCTCTGGAGCGTATCCGACAGTCCACGGGAAacgttcccccccccccgcgagGTATCAGCTGTCGGAGTCCAAGTCACTTTTCCCGTCCTCTTGTCTCTTCTCCGGAGACGTTTTAGACGCTTTATTCCATTTTTGTGCGTTTTCTGACTCCTCCGAAGATGATCGCTTTTGCCTCCTCCACTTTGCCCGGCGGTTTTTGAACCAAACCTATTacggaaaaagaaattaaaatattaggggggaaaaaacaaacaaacaaacaaacaaacaaacaaaaaaaccacaaagataCGCAAACCGGCAGCCCGCCCTCCCCCCTGCCTCGCCCGGAGCCGctcgccgccgcggcggggccgatGTGCGGCGGCCGCGCTCGGGCCGGGGGGAGGCGGAGGGAAAGCGGCCGCTCGCTGGGAAAGGCTGAGCGTGTTCAGGAGGCACGACCGCCTCTCGACATTTGCTCACAGCCGTGGGATCGGCTCGGCCAGCCGCCCCCAGAAGGACGCTTGGAAATAATAACGAAAAGCCTCCCCTCTCCCCGCCGCAAACCTGTTgctcccccccgccgccagctCGCCGCGGCCGGGCTGGAGCCGCACCGAGGTACCTCCGGTCCGAGCGCGTTTAAATGCGGAAGGGGGAGGGTggaagggggggaaggaaagcaaaatacctccactttttcctctcttaagTGCACCCTTCTGGCCAGCTGTTCCCTGGTGCCCACGTCTGGGTATTTCGTTTCCTGGAAGAGGTTTTCCAGCGCTTCCAGCTGCTCGTCAGTGAAGATCGTCCGATGCCGTCTTTTTCGCCTGCAGTGCAGCTGGTTCAGTAACTGCAGCTCCGTCCGGGACAAAGTGCCCACGTTCATGTAGGGCAACATCTGATGGGGAACAGGGGACATCAGGACTGACCCAGTGCCCTCGTAACCTACGGACAGACAGACGAGACGACGACAGGCTTTGCATGAGATcgctgctccccccaccccgaaaAAAAgctcccccaccccgccccgccgtcCACCCGCGCTCCTGCGGGCCGCCAGCTCCCCGccaccccctcccgccccgcggcTGCGGGAACAAAGAAAGCCCGTTCGCCCCGTCCCGCGCGGGGCCGCTTACCTGCGGGGGGGACGCAGGAGCACTGCTGGGCGCCCAGGGGCGGCACGGCCCCGCAGCACGAAGGGCCCACGGGGGACGCCGGCACATGCAGCTGCCCGTAGTAGTAGTTGTTGTAGCCGAGCCGAGATCCGGTGACCGCGGGCGGCAGCGCGGAGGCGGGTGCCACCGCCCGGGAGTAAAACCCGCCGTAGTCGGAGGCGCTGCCGTAGAGCGAGTCCCCGTGGAGGCCGGGGAAGACGACGGGCGCGGCGCTCGGGGGCAGCAGCACCGAGTCCTTGCAGCGAGGTCTGGCCGCCAGGATATTGTCGATGCTGAACATGCTCACAGGCATGCCCCAAACCGTGCCGGGGCAGGGCAGCGGgaccggccggggcggggggggggaggggggggagggagggtagGGAGGGTaggtggtggtggcggcggcggaggctgtggtggggggggtgggggggaaggctGGAGAGACACGAAATCGAAACTTTTcggagaaattttaaaaagggagCGGAGCGAAAAGAGCGGAGCGTTTTCCGAGGGCAGCTTGCGGGCagagtgtgcgtgtgtgtctgtgcgcgcgtgtgtgtctgtgtgtgtgtgtctgtgcgtgcGTGTGCGCAGGATCCACCCCTGGAACTTTCCCCCCTCAACTCTCGCCTGTTTACTGATCTCAACCCAGAGGGCTGCTCGGAGTATAATCCATCTGAACCTCTTCCCTTTTTTATACCCAGGCGACGTCATCCTGGATTTAGTTCCTGGTAATATGCAGAtgacaaacaaaaccagatttgatttttttctttctccccctttttggTGGGGAAGAGGTGGGGGTTACACAAAGGAGTGAAAGGAGCCCAGGTCTGTGTATTGAGAATTAATGAAATTAACGTAATCCTTTCCATTAGTGGGCTTTTCTGAAAGGCCCCAGATTCAGGCTTGATCTCTGCTGCACCGGCTAATTGCCCAGGTTAATCTTATTAATGCCATTGTGCTGAAGTGGTTAGCAGCTCCTAGCCTTGTCTATTATGCACCTACTTTGCTCGTGTTAGTTCACATTAGTGGGTGCGATTTCCTCTGTCTGAAGCTCGGATTCATTATTTATGCTTCGAATTGGTTAAGAagcacttttcaaaaaaaaaaacaaaaaactgcgATACAACCATGCAACTGCCCCCTCCAAGTGTTTCTGTAGCAGGGTTTGAATATTGCGTCCCCCGGCTCGGAGAACTGAAAGGGCACTGAGGAGTACGCGTTCCTCTGATTTAAGCTTTATGCAGTGAAGCAACAACGTCTTCACTGAgtaaatgaacttttttttttttctcttttcctagaTCACCTGGCGGAACGAGGACGCGTGAATgttgtaaactttttttttttcccccaacagatTCAGATCCAGACAggtatcacttttttttttttttttttttttttaaacaagccagGAGGTGGAAATGTTAAAGACCAGTGCCATCTCAAATACCCGGGTCTGGTAGGTGTTCCGATTTGCTTCCGATCCATCctggtgcttttttctttctttttaaggaagAATCTTTCCTTTTCTAGCTTAGAAAACAAAGCCTCTAGAGTTGCAATGATACGGAGAACTTTATATTTTGCGTGTTCCGTGAATTTAAAATGGAGCAGTTTAAAGTCCCTAAAACTCTTCCTATTAAGACGTTTGACTCTCTTGGTAGCTGGCTCTTGTGATTTGCAGAACACTTCGTCTGTCACGACTGTCACTGGGAATCCACAGGAGGTGAACTGAATAAGATTAGACTATTTACCCCATCAGCCCCCCATCAAAGAAGGTAGGAAATTGTGCGCATGAAATGAAAACAAGCCGTTAGGGTCCGTTTACGAAGAACACATTATTTTTCCTCAACAAAGAATATCCTCGTTAGCGCTTACTCGCACTTTATCCTTCCTTTCTTCGATGTTCCAGGGTTTAAAACCGCATCTGAGAATGATCTAAACCAAAACTCTATTTCTAGCAAAAGACTCGTGTAAACGTTAAAGAACGCCAGCACTTAATTCTCACTTTATTGATACATCGCGATGTGACTGATTACCAGCATGGTTGCCTTTACCTCAATTTATTTGCCGATCaatttctttctgcctttggCATTTAGACCTGAGCTTCATGCAAATTTTTCAAATTTGATGTAAAGTGAAACTGTCTGACAgaggggtggggtttttgttagatctgggatttttctgttgttgttgttgttttgaggGTCTTCTCTATTCTTtgattgtttatttgtttgtttgtggctGGGTTTCGGGCGcagtttggggttggtttgttggggttttttggtaagtAATTCCCTGGGTGCAGCTCGGTCAGGCTGCCCGCCCAGCAGCGCGCTGCTTAATTCCGCCATCGGGATGCTCGTTCACGTCCTCGGCGGCTCCGCGGCAATGCGCGGCACCGTCTCCCCGGTGGCCTTCGCGGCCCCCGGCGGTGCGCGGGGCTTCGGGCCAGCCGGGCTTGGAGCCCCCGGGGCAGCCAGGCCCGAGAAGGGGGGGGGGATGCCGCGGGGGGGCACGGCCGGCTCTCCCACTGGCGAGGGCCGGGAGTCTCTCCGCCGCGGTGCCCTGGGGGTCCCCGCGAGgagcgccccgccgggccgcggctCCGGGGGTGCGGCAGCGCGGGACAGGGCTCCCCGCGGGGCTCCGCGGAGCCCGGGCCGCGGGAGGGAGGGAGACGGGCGGGCGGCAGGGACAGCACTCTGCCCCCAAATTGCCGTCCTGCGGGGAACCGAGTAACCCCGCCGAAGTCCCGCTCGTGCGGAGgcccgcggagggggggggggcccgcCGCTGGGGCCGACTGCTGGGGTGCTTACAGCATCACTTGCACCGGGATTTCACCTCCGCGCCTGGCCGGCTTCTCCCAGGCAAATGCGGGGCAGAAGGGGGCACCGGGGGGACCTCGGCCCCCCGGGCTcagcaggggcagggcaggggccggGCACACGCCGCCCGGGCCGTGCGAGAGCTCGGCTCCCGGCGAGGGTTTCGGTCGGGAAGGCTCCGCGAAGGATGATCCACCACGCTGCAGCGTTTACCTTTATTCCTAatttagagattattttttcaaataacttGCCACCCCCGTGGGGAagttctcttttgttttgttttaatctcgGTAGTCCCGCCGCGAAAACCCCAGTTCTGATACCCGCTTCGCGAAACCTGCTCTCGGAGTTTCTCATTTCGCATCTGCTCTTCGCCAACCTTGCAAACGTAAAATTGCGTTAAACAAACAATCAGTTGTCACACAATGTCGGGATGAAATTGTAATAACAAATGAAACGCAAGCAAATTGTGCTGCATAGTGTTGCTAAGCAATTGTTTGTTACTGGAGGGTAGTCACAGCATGGGTTGAAAGAGAGATCTAAAGAGGCGCATAGCACCGGGCAGAACAAGCTGTTAGGTATGAAATAAAGTAAACACTGCACTGATTTTCAATATTATTACCCAAACACGATTTCATACAAAGCAATCACCGTACACAAGTCTATGAAAATGCGCTTGTCGAGAAATCGGccgggtttttttattttaaggcatTAAGGAATAATTCCGGGGATGCGAAACGCGCCGCCTGCCCGGCGCTGGCTCGGAGCGGCACCCAGGGCTGCGGCGGGGCCCCGCCAGCCGGGACCCCGGCTGCAACCCCCAGGAGCTgcaccccctccccgccggccggGACCCCGGCTGCACCCCCCGGGAGCTgcaccccctccccgccggccggGGCTCGCTCTGGGCGCAGGGCCCCGGCCGAGGCTCCCgcccggcgcggggaggggggagcgctGGGGTGAATCAAAGTTTTTTGGTGGGTCGCCGGCTGCGAAACCCTCTTGGAAACGGCGCCCCGCAACACATCTCTCACGTACCAATGCCATCACCCTTCAGCCTTCCCCACGTTTGTTTCAAATTGATTGCATCATtacttcaccaccaccaccccaaaaaaaaaaaatcacacaatgCAAAATTACGGTAATTTGTTCCCAGAATAAACTTATCTTGAACTGATTAGGAAAGTCAGTCATTTGAAAACGAGGCAGAAACGCGCTTTTTCCTGAAGCTTCCCTCTAACAATATCAGCTTCTAAAGTTTTCATTCATATAAACTTTATTAATGAAGatcttttatttaaatgtcaaGGGGATTTGAAATTTAGAGTAAATTATGAAGCATGCATGTCTTGCCAAGTCATGGGTCAAATGCATTTGTGAAAAACTGCTAAAAGAGCATATGGTTTTGAATTTTTCTACAATGACTAGTGTTTAAATAAATTGCTTGTACTGCTTAACTTCATGTATAATTTTGACAGAAATTGGCCTATAGCCTTTTGATATGTAAACATTTCAGGCTTTTATGCGGTATAAAAAGACACTTGCTTTTTGGGATCAGCTAAAGCAGTCACCCTGTAATTCAGAAAACTGGCACCTAACATTACATTCTTGCTACATTTCAACTTTCAAGTGGCAGCataaagggggaaaagagaagggacatttcaaaagcaatgtCCAATTGGAATTAAAAACTGCAAATGAGGTGAGAATGTGCCACTCGTTATCTGATTGAAATGGATAAACCATAGCACTAAAGAGAATTCTCTGtcttgttttctaaaaaacaGCAGACGAATCAGTGAAAACAGACTTCAACGTAGCACAGACCTGACTTGCATGTCAGATTAATGCCTTAGAACAAAATCTGTCTAAAGTATAAATAGGTGTGATAAAGAAAACCCAGATATCCCTTCTGAATTCTATCAGTTGATTCTCTTTTACAGACTATCTTGGTCTGTAAAAATTAAAACGGACTTTTATATATGGAATATTAGATAAGATGTATGTAAATATACCATAACCCTTTGAATTGCCACTTAGCTAGTTGCGTGTTCACTTCCATGTCACCATTTCCTAAGTCTTTTGCAGGTTTTTGCTCCAGCAAAcatcccactgacttcaatgagTGTTTGGGgcttggttgttttggtttttctcttgtGAGGAGGAGAATAGAACTCGCAAAGGGCTTCAGGATACAGTCCATAAAAGTTAGTGGAGTTGCTCGGTTTTAAGTCTCCTTAAACTGAAATGATTCTGTACGTGTATAAAGCCACCAAGCTACTGAATAAATCCATTTATTACTAATATATCTGTCTCACATAAATAAACCTCCTAATGTTGATTGGATGGATAAGCCGAGCCCAGTGCTAGACAGAACAGGACCTGGATAGTTGCCTGGTGCCAGACAGCTCAATATGTTTATTTCCTGTGTGCTTTAGCTGGGACTAAGTTGAAGtcagaaaaaagtttaaatgaaCTATATAATTTCAATCTGTTACTGTAGTAACATTCATATTTATTGTATATGTCAGTTTGTCATACACAGAGTTCTCAAGATACACTACCCCTTTTGTTAGTGGTCGgaggtgatttttttcagaattgtaATGAGTCAACATAGACACATTCTGTTGTAGACAATTCAGATGCTATAACAATTTAAAAGCTGGTATGGATTGAGTCTGATGTGATATAATCTGATGAAGAAAGTAGAATCTCTTAAAGGTTTCTGTGGATGTGAACAAAGACAAAAGAGAGGTTTTTTGCAGGTTTCATGTGTATTCCAATAAACCGCATACTTGGCAAGCAAGGAGATATAACATTAGTGATTAGCAGGAAAAAGACTTTTCCTCTAAACAGAGGAATCTACATCTAAACTGTGCAGATCATTGCGAAgaagaatcttttaaaataatgcatcttTTCAAGGGGACAGTGGGAAAACACTTTGGGTCCTTGACTGCAATTGCAGGAGTCAACAGGAGGAAGTCCTGCTGCTTGGTAATTTTGCTTTCCATCAAATGCATTTTGAGTGAGATACTTTACTCGGAGTTATTGTGATCAAATCCTTTTAAGCTCAGTAAAGTGGAATAATCTGGACATCTACTTTAAGAAAAAGTTTCATGCCAAAGGATGTGCTGTAGAATCTGACACCGCGGAAGTCTGCTGCACACACGACTGACCCAAGTTTTCAGAGTTTCTCTATGGCAGTACAGCCAACGGTCAAAATTTCTCCTGCAAATTGAACCATACTGTAACAGTGTGCTTACAAGCTTCCAAGACAAGGTGGCTCCACTCTAACCttagtactttatttttttctcttaagggTGAATAATTCTAATTCCCCATGTTATACACACAGTCACATATAATGGTGCATAGGTagatatatatgtgtatctaGTCCCTACATATAACTTGCATAGGCTGTGCTCATTTTAAGGATCATTATGTTATTAGATCTCTTTTTATGCCAGGTTTTATACTGATATAAGtacagcaattttaaaaaaagcgaAAAAACAGCTTTCTTGATTGACAAACATAAACTAAACTAAGACCTCTGTTGTTGATTTGCCTTTTTCCATTGACTGAACTGTTTTTGGATCATCATGTAGCAAACTGGATTTTAAACCACAAGAGATCCTGAGCATACACAGCTACAAATCAAGTCAACAGAAATTGTGTGTGGTCAGCACTTATCATTCTACAGAAGTATTATTACATGGACTAAAGCTCTTCTTTGTTGCATAAACTGTACATACTTAATGCCACCAGAATCTCTCCTCTCTCTGAAAAGGCTCTGGGAGATTACACCCAAAGTAGCTCTTTATTTGTAAAGCAAAGAGCCTCAAAAGGCTTTTCTAGGGAGTTAGAGCAACAAAgttggcattaaaaataaataagtcagCTGTACAAAAGACAGCTATTGCATTGTTTTCTGTAACATACACATGATGTATTTTtgaaacttctgttttttcaggagcTTTAGAGTTTATGAATATCACCGTAGTATAATCTAACACTTTTTACTCGGGTGGGACTAGAACTGGGGCCCAATCTCACACCTATGGAAGTCTGCTTGGTAATTGCCCATGATTTTGGATTGGAACTGAAACAGAGAGATGGATCTTCCAGCTAAAAGTTGCATTATCATTCCCAAACACCATATAACTGAAACCTAATAGACTTTTTTTGAGTGGAGTGTGCCAGATACAGATCATGAAGgtttacagttttttaaaaatacgggaaattatattaaaagtgaaggtcaaaagtaaaaaaaaaaatggataattATAGTAGAGGAATATATAATTAAGGGTAATAGATTTGAAGAAAGCGAGGCAAATATGCCAGAAGGAAATACGAAATTACTACCTTGGTTAGATGGTATTTTGAACTAATGAAATAAATATCACTATAATCAGTTTCAGTGACCAGTGGTTACATTAGACAGATAAAACAGAATCCTCCAGTGAAGCAACTAAGGTGGAAGAATTATTATACTTACCTGCTAATGCTCTCAACCTTAACCTAGGTCTCTAGATTAAACCACACCACCGTCAGTCAACTATATCCCCATTTGAGTTCTAATTTATGCATGATGGGGAAAAAACTGCCTATTTATAGCGAAGGTCATTTGCAGAATTGAACGCAAGACCTAAACCACTAGAGGACAGAAATAAAAGGTTATGTTTATATGATATTGTAAagcttgtgtttgttttttttactacttctaaaaccattttaatttaTGATGTTGGTACATTTAAGAATTTTGATACTTCTCTGAAAGTCatcataaaactttaaaattagaTATGATTATCTTGAAGTCTAGATTAATTTATGGCTATTCCCTTCATAACTAACCACCTCTAAACTGGGATGAGATTTTTAAAGTCCTGCAATATATATTCACCTTTAGTTAATAATTTACAGTTTATATTTCATATATTATAGAAAATtatagaaattacagaaaattctATATTATAGAAAGATTATGTTTTTGATATTTTGAACCTTATCTAATGAGATAAAGAATTTTTATAATTTTGGATTATGTACTATTTTGGGGCAACAAGTATGTCATCTGCTCCCATAAATCAGGAATATTATGCCGGTATTTATCCATTTGCAACTGTCTTCAAGATAAGAGACTTTGCCCTTTAAATTCatctttctttctaatttttatgCACTGCTTCCATGCAGTCCAGTCTTCAACCTTTTGGTTTGGAAGGAAACTCTGTTCTTTTATGATAAtgtaaattctgatttttcttgacAGATTTGTTCCAAAGATTCAGTAAGATATGCAAGATCATGGTCTGGGCCTGATGCCCGTTTTGGGAGGTCAGTGTGGTGTGCAGTTAGATATAATTCTGGACCAGGAACTGAGCAGAGAATGTGCTAGAGCAGCCAAAAGTCAGGGATAGTTcctttttcagaagttttatcAATGACATCTTCTTTGTTTATGTGCTGACATGGCATAACATGTTTTTGAGAGTGAGGATGAATTGTTATATGATTTTTGCCATTGATAAAGTGTTCTCAGAGAGAGGGAATAATGACTCTTTCCCCACTCTGCCTCTTACAGTGGATACAGCAACATACATCAGCAACTGATTTGAGGATTAAATATGCTCAAAACTTTGACTGATAGATATCTGCATTTCTTGGGCCGATCCTTCACTGTCCTTTAACCTCAGAGTAGTAACATAAATATGCATTAGCTACTATGTTGGGAAAATCCAGGGGGCATAAGGCATTTTGAGACAGATCTGACCAAGAAAGTTAGTGCACAAAGAATGGGAATATAGAGAGCACCCTTGGCCTACACTAAAGCTGCACATGGAAAATCTTTTTGTACTCAGAGTACTTTGAGCCTTTCAGCCACCATATCATGTGTACTATGAACATCTGCACAGCTAGCTTGACGAAAACAGTGAGTTGAGACCTATACCCTACCTTACTGCATGCTCCTGAAGAAAACCCATAGTTTCACAGAGCAGGATTACCTTAAAGTAAGATGTGGGCTTTTACCACTTCATGTTCAGAAGTGACCTAAAGATAAGGAAAGGCATGCAATTTAGCAGCAAAGGCCTTACTGAGACTCCAGGTCTTTTCAGAAATCCAACTTTTAGCCCAGTAACAGCTGTCACAGTAACTGTCTGTAATTAAGTTTTGCTGCTCCAGACCTCTGAACTTCATGTTGGTTATAAAATTTGTTGTTTTGAACAGGGCATGAAGACAGATTTGAAGCAGTAGTTGGTGACAGCAATGTCTACCTGTTTTCATTGTTAATCTGGGCATCTATCTGAAAGGTTATCTGCTTGCGTACCTTAAAGCATTGTAAAATCCATGATGGGTGTCATGTGAAGTTCCAGTGTACATACATTTTATAATATACattaaacaaaactttaaaaagtttggGGGAACTTTCAGAACCTTTGTAACCAAAAGTTTTCCAGTATACATATACTCAGTCTGTCCAAAGCAGGTAGTGTACTGTTTTGGCTTCCTTtgattgtaaaatattttatttacaaagacCTCTTAAAGCATCAGTCACCAGATGACTAATGCTTTAGTCTAGCAATTAGAGTTTAAATCCCACTAATTTTAGGTTTTCCTAACCTCAGCCTGCCCTAATTCAGCAAAAGGAGACTGGCCTATGTTGAAACATTATCAGGTTCCAGGGAAACCAGAGaataactttaaatattttgtacAAATATTCCCTAGTCTGTACACTGGCCCCAACATCTGGATTCTTAATTCTAAGATGATTTAAATATGAACATCAAGCTCTTGAAAGAGCTATGTTGAAAGAAATCTGACTTTCTTGTGCACAGAATGCCTTGACTTCAGAACTGGCTGTAGTTAACACAAACATTAGCTTAGCATGCTGTTTGCTTGCTCTGGTCTCAAAGAGAGACTGATATACAGTCTTCAGATTGTGTCTTAAATTTTCTGGACTATATACCACACTTAGTTGTGTTGCATGTTATGAAGTCTCAAAGAAGAAGTCTCAAGGAGGAAAACCGAAGCATTCACTCTTCTCAGGCAA
The sequence above is drawn from the Strix aluco isolate bStrAlu1 chromosome 4, bStrAlu1.hap1, whole genome shotgun sequence genome and encodes:
- the GSC gene encoding LOW QUALITY PROTEIN: homeobox protein goosecoid (The sequence of the model RefSeq protein was modified relative to this genomic sequence to represent the inferred CDS: deleted 2 bases in 1 codon) — protein: MTSPGYKKGKRFRWIILRAALWVEISKQARVEGGKFQGWILRTRTHRHTHTDTHARTDTHAHSARKLPSENAPLFSLRSLFKISPKSFDFVSLQPSPPPPPPQPPPATTTYPPYPPSPPSPPPPRPVPLPCPGTVWGMPVSMFSIDNILAARPRCKDSVLLPPSAAPVVFPGLHGDSLYGSASDYGGFYSRAVAPASALPPAVTGSRLGYNNYYYGQLHVPASPVGPSCCGAVPPLGAQQCSCVPPAGYEGTGSVLMSPVPHQMLPYMNVGTLSRTELQLLNQLHCRRKRRHRTIFTDEQLEALENLFQETKYPDVGTREQLARRVHLREEKVEVWFKNRRAKWRRQKRSSSEESENAQKWNKASKTSPEKRQEDGKSDLDSDS